A single window of Chloracidobacterium sp. DNA harbors:
- a CDS encoding spermidine synthase has translation MSIHELGYENTPLGELTLRRRTEPLLQNVEVFEVKLGDEYLMSSLFTESERRLATLGLAPLKGKLDVVIGGLGLGYTAVEALKNENLQNLLVIDLFQTVIEWHKAALVPSGSVLMADPRCELRQGDFFELARTGFDANAPGRQFDAILLDIDHTPDHFLGPTSQTFYTADGLANVRDQLTTGGTFALWSDDPASEDFTEHLRQIFGASAAHNVEFPNPYSGLTSVNSVYVAQKIGG, from the coding sequence ATGAGCATTCACGAACTCGGCTACGAAAACACACCGCTCGGCGAACTCACGCTTCGCCGTCGAACCGAACCGCTTTTGCAGAACGTAGAGGTTTTTGAGGTCAAGCTCGGTGACGAATATCTGATGTCGAGCCTTTTCACAGAGAGCGAACGCCGGCTTGCAACGCTCGGATTAGCTCCGCTCAAGGGTAAATTGGATGTCGTGATCGGCGGGCTCGGCCTCGGTTATACCGCCGTCGAAGCGTTGAAAAATGAGAATTTGCAGAACCTTTTGGTCATAGACCTTTTTCAAACAGTGATCGAATGGCATAAGGCCGCTCTCGTGCCGTCGGGCTCGGTCCTGATGGCAGATCCAAGATGCGAACTTCGCCAGGGCGACTTTTTCGAACTCGCGCGGACGGGCTTCGACGCCAACGCTCCCGGCCGACAGTTCGACGCTATCCTCCTCGACATCGATCACACTCCCGATCATTTCCTCGGGCCCACAAGCCAAACCTTTTACACCGCCGACGGCCTCGCCAACGTGCGGGACCAACTGACCACAGGCGGCACCTTTGCACTATGGTCCGACGACCCCGCAAGCGAGGATTTCACCGAGCACCTTCGCCAAATATTCGGAGCCTCCGCCGCCCACAATGTCGAGTTTCCAAACCCATACAGCGGTTTAACCTCCGTCAACTCCGTTTACGTCGCACAGAAGATCGGAGGTTAG